Proteins encoded within one genomic window of Bacillus sp. 1NLA3E:
- a CDS encoding M15 family metallopeptidase, with protein sequence MLKRKRFRSSTFITILLVLIAIFMYHQFLTKPVVNQTVNKQNVKMPDRLNPVVEERSNHLIEKAAAKGISIVITDGFRSVSEQNLLYEQGRTTEGNIVTNAKGGESYHNFGLAVDFAIKLPSGEVIWDRQYDGNGNSVADWTEVVAIAKKLGFDWGGDWKSFKDYPHLQMDFGLAIADLQRGARPPGQPLTANSASE encoded by the coding sequence ATCTTGAAAAGAAAAAGGTTTAGAAGTAGTACTTTCATCACGATCCTCCTTGTCCTAATTGCTATTTTCATGTACCATCAATTTTTAACAAAACCAGTAGTTAATCAAACGGTTAATAAACAAAATGTTAAGATGCCAGATCGCCTCAACCCAGTGGTTGAAGAACGTTCAAATCATCTCATAGAAAAAGCAGCCGCTAAAGGGATTTCAATTGTAATCACTGATGGGTTCCGAAGTGTATCTGAACAGAATCTTCTATATGAACAAGGTCGTACTACTGAGGGGAACATCGTTACCAATGCAAAAGGCGGAGAATCCTACCATAATTTTGGACTTGCAGTAGATTTTGCCATCAAGCTGCCATCCGGAGAGGTTATTTGGGATAGGCAATATGATGGTAATGGAAATAGCGTTGCAGACTGGACAGAGGTGGTAGCCATTGCCAAGAAGCTAGGCTTTGATTGGGGTGGTGACTGGAAAAGTTTCAAAGATTATCCCCATTTGCAAATGGATTTCGGGCTAGCAATTGCTGATTTGCAAAGAGGAGCGAGACCTCCGGGGCAACCGCTAACAGCGAATAGTGCAAGCGAATAG
- a CDS encoding GNAT family N-acetyltransferase, which yields MEIRYSSPSAILYQSLRLRTGMGTKNLSKIEIALEHSLFIVSLWDHDKLIGFGRIIGDEGITYVVSDIMVDPDYQRNGLGKVIMREIDSYLNKNTDEYAYVLLIANKPADRLYSQFGFDYVTPNSCGMKRKQNKV from the coding sequence ATGGAAATACGATACAGTTCTCCATCCGCGATATTATATCAATCATTAAGACTGAGAACTGGAATGGGAACGAAAAATTTATCAAAAATAGAGATTGCCTTGGAACATTCTCTGTTTATTGTTTCTTTGTGGGATCATGATAAGTTAATCGGTTTTGGAAGAATAATCGGTGACGAAGGAATAACTTATGTTGTCTCTGATATCATGGTAGATCCAGATTATCAACGGAACGGCCTTGGGAAAGTGATTATGAGAGAAATCGATTCTTATTTAAATAAAAATACAGATGAATATGCATATGTATTATTGATTGCGAATAAACCCGCGGATAGACTATACTCCCAGTTTGGTTTTGATTATGTAACACCAAATTCCTGTGGGATGAAAAGAAAACAAAATAAGGTGTAA
- a CDS encoding glycogen/starch/alpha-glucan phosphorylase: MFTSVQEFKTEFLQKLEMTYRTSLAESTKLDQFQTLGLMITEYVSTNWIKTNEQYRNSGQKQVYYLSIEFLLGRLLSSNIMNLGIEDVVNQGLKELGINIEELEEIEADAGLGNGGLGRLAACFLDSLSSLNLPGHGCGLRYKNGLFEQKIVNGYQVELPEQWLMTGNVWEVRKADEWLHIPFWGTVECHQENGRLVFRHLDAEQVTAIPYDLPVMGYHTNNVNTLRLWSAESSRGAANVDIYKEQSESISDLLYPDDTHDEGKILRLKQQYLLVSASLQSIIRTFKKQKRNLLDFHQHVSIHINDTHPSLAVPELMRILMDEEGLGWKEAWHITVNTLSYTNHTTLSEALERWPIRIFQPLLPRIFMIVEEINERFCKQLWEKYPGDWDKIASMAIIADGEVKMAPLAIVGSHSINGVAKLHTEILKKREMTAFYQEFPDRFNNKTNGITHRRWLLKANPNLSSLITESIGSEWIAEPEKLEELLKFKHDSAFLRKMDAIKLANKQRLARIIHEKSGIKVDTASIFDVQVKRLHAYKRQLLNVLHIIYLYNRHKEDSNYHLFPRTFIFGAKASPGYYFAKKVIKLINAVAEKVNKDPDVNEKLKVVFLENYRVSLAEDIFPAADVSEQISTASKEASGTGNMKFMMNGALTVGTLDGANVEITELIGNENIFLFGLSASEVANFERNGGYSSHEYYYHDPRIRQVVDQLVNGFFPNCEGEFTAIYESLLDHNDPYFVLRDFEPYANIHEIIGDEYRNKKVWLKKSLINISKSGFFSSDRTIQEYAKDIWNIKSLEI; this comes from the coding sequence ATGTTCACGAGTGTACAGGAGTTTAAAACAGAATTTCTACAAAAGCTCGAAATGACCTATAGGACGAGCCTTGCCGAGAGTACAAAACTTGATCAATTCCAAACACTTGGGCTTATGATTACGGAATATGTGAGTACGAACTGGATAAAAACGAATGAGCAATACCGGAATTCTGGGCAAAAACAAGTATATTATTTATCGATTGAATTTTTATTGGGAAGACTACTGAGTTCCAATATCATGAACCTTGGAATTGAAGATGTGGTCAATCAAGGCCTGAAAGAATTGGGGATAAACATTGAGGAGCTTGAGGAGATTGAAGCAGATGCCGGACTAGGAAATGGAGGACTAGGACGGCTGGCTGCTTGTTTTCTTGATTCCCTTTCATCGTTAAATCTTCCTGGGCATGGTTGTGGTCTTCGCTATAAGAATGGATTATTTGAGCAAAAAATTGTCAATGGGTATCAGGTGGAGTTGCCTGAACAATGGCTCATGACTGGAAATGTGTGGGAAGTTAGAAAAGCCGATGAATGGTTGCATATCCCATTTTGGGGAACAGTAGAATGTCATCAGGAAAATGGAAGACTTGTATTTCGCCATTTAGATGCAGAACAAGTCACGGCTATTCCATATGATCTACCAGTCATGGGATACCATACAAACAATGTGAATACCTTAAGGCTTTGGAGCGCGGAATCGTCTCGTGGTGCTGCAAATGTTGATATTTATAAGGAGCAATCAGAATCTATTTCTGATCTTCTATATCCTGATGATACACATGATGAAGGGAAAATCCTCCGCCTAAAGCAGCAATATTTACTTGTGTCCGCCAGTCTACAATCGATTATTCGCACCTTTAAAAAACAGAAGAGAAATCTGCTTGATTTTCATCAACATGTTAGTATTCATATAAACGATACCCACCCATCCCTTGCTGTACCAGAGCTGATGAGAATCTTGATGGATGAAGAGGGATTAGGATGGAAAGAAGCTTGGCATATTACTGTCAATACCCTTTCCTATACAAACCATACCACTTTATCCGAAGCATTGGAGCGCTGGCCAATCCGAATTTTTCAGCCGCTTTTGCCAAGAATTTTTATGATCGTTGAGGAAATTAATGAGCGTTTCTGTAAGCAACTGTGGGAGAAATACCCTGGGGATTGGGATAAGATTGCAAGCATGGCGATCATTGCTGATGGAGAAGTGAAAATGGCTCCACTTGCAATCGTAGGCAGCCATAGCATTAACGGAGTGGCCAAGCTTCATACGGAGATTTTAAAAAAACGGGAAATGACCGCTTTTTATCAAGAGTTTCCTGATAGATTTAATAATAAAACAAATGGGATAACCCATCGGCGCTGGTTATTGAAGGCAAATCCAAACCTTTCTAGCCTTATTACTGAATCTATAGGATCCGAATGGATAGCGGAGCCAGAAAAATTAGAGGAGCTTCTCAAATTCAAGCATGATTCTGCCTTTTTGAGAAAAATGGATGCTATCAAGTTAGCAAACAAACAAAGACTTGCGAGGATTATTCATGAAAAAAGCGGAATCAAAGTAGACACAGCTTCTATTTTTGATGTCCAGGTTAAACGGCTGCATGCCTATAAACGTCAGTTGCTTAATGTGCTACATATAATCTATTTGTATAACCGACATAAAGAAGATTCCAATTATCATTTGTTTCCAAGAACATTTATTTTTGGTGCAAAGGCCTCTCCCGGCTATTATTTTGCCAAAAAGGTGATAAAGTTGATCAATGCGGTTGCCGAAAAGGTCAATAAAGATCCAGATGTAAACGAAAAACTAAAAGTGGTCTTCCTTGAAAATTATCGAGTATCATTAGCTGAGGATATTTTCCCTGCTGCAGATGTAAGTGAACAGATTTCTACTGCTAGTAAAGAGGCTTCTGGAACCGGGAATATGAAGTTTATGATGAATGGGGCCTTGACGGTGGGGACACTAGATGGTGCAAATGTAGAGATTACTGAGCTTATCGGAAATGAGAATATTTTCTTGTTCGGGTTAAGTGCTAGTGAAGTTGCTAATTTTGAACGAAATGGTGGCTATTCTTCACACGAATACTATTATCATGATCCACGGATTCGTCAAGTAGTAGATCAATTGGTTAATGGATTTTTTCCGAATTGCGAAGGAGAGTTTACGGCCATTTACGAATCTTTACTTGATCATAATGACCCGTATTTTGTCCTACGTGATTTTGAGCCGTATGCCAATATTCATGAGATCATTGGTGATGAATATCGAAATAAAAAGGTATGGCTAAAGAAGAGTCTTATCAATATCTCCAAATCAGGATTCTTTTCAAGTGATCGGACCATCCAGGAATATGCAAAAGATATTTGGAACATCAAATCTTTAGAAATTTAG
- the glgA gene encoding glycogen synthase GlgA — MKILFTVSECVPFIKSGGLADVAGALPKELKKLGIDVRVILPKFQLIPDEYKKQMKKIAEFIVPVGWRQQYCGIEELELDGVVYYFVDNEYYFKRSQMYGDFDEGEKFSYFNLAVLDSIKQIGFYPDIIHCHDWHTGMIPFLLKEKYRDHNGYEKIRTVFTIHNLQFQGVFSKEILGDFFGLEDRYFNVEQLEFNGNVSFMKAALISADKITTVSPTYMEEIQTAYFGEKLDGVLRSRGTDLVGILNGIDHILYDPKTDPALTAQFGPKDHEARLLNKLSIQRQFGLQQDIEIPLIGMVTRLTNQKGLELVREVFDEIMATGAQFIVLGTGDREFEYFFNQMSTKYHEQCRVYIGFDEELAHRIYAGADLFLMPSKFEPCGLSQIIALRYGAIPIVRETGGLNDTVKSYSGKIGEGNGFTFTNFNAHDMLFTIERALSYFHNKQEWNSLVESVLQMDFSWTRSAHIYHLLYKDLVSRSDRNVHECTGV; from the coding sequence ATGAAGATCTTATTTACAGTTTCGGAATGTGTACCATTTATTAAATCGGGGGGACTTGCGGATGTAGCGGGGGCACTTCCGAAGGAACTGAAAAAACTTGGGATTGATGTTAGAGTTATACTTCCTAAATTCCAATTAATCCCTGATGAATATAAAAAACAAATGAAAAAAATAGCCGAATTTATTGTTCCAGTTGGCTGGAGACAGCAGTACTGTGGCATTGAAGAACTTGAACTTGATGGTGTTGTTTACTATTTTGTCGATAATGAGTACTATTTTAAACGTAGTCAAATGTATGGAGATTTTGATGAAGGAGAAAAATTCTCTTATTTTAATCTTGCTGTTCTGGATAGTATAAAGCAAATTGGTTTTTATCCTGATATTATTCATTGTCATGACTGGCATACAGGAATGATCCCTTTTTTATTAAAAGAAAAATATCGAGACCATAATGGCTATGAAAAGATCCGTACGGTGTTTACCATTCATAATCTCCAATTTCAAGGTGTTTTCTCAAAAGAAATCCTTGGGGATTTCTTTGGGCTAGAAGACCGCTATTTCAATGTAGAACAGCTTGAATTTAACGGGAATGTTTCTTTTATGAAAGCGGCCTTGATTTCAGCAGACAAGATTACAACTGTGAGCCCAACTTATATGGAAGAAATTCAAACGGCCTATTTCGGTGAAAAACTTGATGGAGTATTGCGGAGCCGAGGAACTGATCTTGTTGGTATTTTGAATGGAATTGATCATATTTTATATGATCCCAAGACAGACCCAGCTTTAACCGCACAGTTTGGTCCAAAAGATCATGAAGCACGTCTATTAAATAAACTATCTATTCAAAGACAGTTTGGCCTTCAACAGGATATTGAGATACCACTTATAGGTATGGTTACGAGACTAACTAACCAAAAAGGGCTTGAGCTAGTCCGGGAAGTATTCGACGAAATCATGGCAACGGGGGCTCAGTTTATCGTATTAGGGACAGGTGATCGGGAATTTGAATACTTCTTCAACCAAATGTCTACTAAATACCATGAACAGTGCCGAGTTTATATTGGCTTTGATGAAGAGCTTGCGCATCGGATATATGCAGGAGCTGACTTATTTTTAATGCCTTCAAAGTTTGAGCCTTGTGGTCTTAGTCAAATCATTGCCCTTCGTTATGGTGCTATTCCGATTGTTCGGGAGACTGGTGGGTTAAATGATACAGTTAAATCTTATTCTGGAAAAATTGGAGAAGGAAACGGGTTCACCTTTACCAATTTCAATGCTCATGACATGCTTTTTACAATTGAAAGAGCTTTAAGTTATTTCCATAACAAACAGGAATGGAATAGCCTAGTTGAGAGTGTATTGCAGATGGATTTTAGCTGGACCAGGTCTGCACATATTTATCATCTTCTATACAAAGACCTAGTCTCAAGGAGTGATAGGAATGTTCACGAGTGTACAGGAGTTTAA
- a CDS encoding sugar phosphate nucleotidyltransferase encodes MNKRLLGVINATLFEDLEELTFHRSVASLPFGGRYRIIDFVLSNMVNSGIYSVAIFSKCENRSLMDHLSSGKNWNLNRKHDGLFFFPSPRFDSTDRDTAPFDLLAANIDFFKRSKQEYAVISNANIIFNMDFEKLLEWHIDNGCDISEVQQNGKSLEVFVVKKELLQELIESRNKTGYLGIRDVVTDINCPYKICYFNYDEYAITINSVNSYFLASMELLNPEIWKKLFLKERPILTKVKDEPPTRYEKTAVVYNSMVANGAEIKGTVENSIIARGVKIAKGAVVKNSIIMQKSQIGENCILDYAILDKDVRVESGVRISGTKDAPIILEKGLVQGAWRKA; translated from the coding sequence TTGAATAAACGGTTACTAGGCGTCATAAATGCGACCCTTTTTGAAGATCTTGAAGAATTGACATTCCATCGTTCAGTCGCTTCTCTTCCGTTTGGTGGGAGGTATCGTATAATTGACTTTGTGCTTTCGAACATGGTGAATTCAGGCATATACAGCGTGGCGATATTTTCTAAATGTGAAAATAGATCTTTAATGGATCATCTGAGTTCAGGTAAGAACTGGAATCTTAATCGTAAACATGACGGGTTATTTTTCTTCCCCTCACCAAGATTTGATTCAACAGATAGAGATACAGCTCCATTTGATCTTTTAGCAGCAAATATAGATTTTTTTAAAAGAAGTAAGCAGGAATATGCGGTGATTTCCAATGCCAATATCATTTTTAATATGGATTTTGAAAAGCTTCTTGAATGGCATATCGATAATGGCTGTGATATTTCCGAAGTGCAACAAAATGGTAAATCGCTTGAAGTATTTGTTGTTAAAAAAGAGCTCTTACAGGAACTGATTGAATCACGTAATAAAACCGGCTATTTGGGGATTAGAGATGTTGTAACTGATATCAATTGTCCTTACAAGATTTGTTATTTTAATTATGATGAATATGCAATTACGATTAATTCAGTTAACAGCTATTTTTTAGCAAGTATGGAATTGCTCAATCCAGAAATCTGGAAGAAGTTGTTTCTAAAGGAACGCCCCATTTTGACCAAGGTAAAGGATGAACCGCCAACACGTTATGAAAAAACAGCGGTTGTTTACAATTCAATGGTTGCAAATGGTGCAGAAATAAAAGGAACCGTAGAAAATAGCATTATTGCCAGAGGGGTTAAAATTGCTAAAGGGGCAGTTGTGAAAAATAGTATCATCATGCAGAAATCACAAATTGGGGAAAATTGTATATTAGATTATGCTATTCTCGATAAAGATGTAAGAGTTGAATCAGGGGTAAGGATATCTGGAACGAAAGATGCTCCGATTATCTTGGAAAAGGGATTAGTACAGGGAGCGTGGAGAAAAGCATGA
- a CDS encoding glucose-1-phosphate adenylyltransferase gives MHKKKVVAMLLAGGQGSRLNTLTKDLAKPAVPFGGKYRIIDFPLSNCTNSGIYTVGVLTQYQPLVLNSYIGIGSEWDLDRKDDGVTVLPPYTASKEVKWYTGTASAIYHNLNYVHQYNPEYVLILSGDHIYKMNYELMLDHHIEKGADVTISVIEVPWQEANRFGILNTEADLRVVEFEEKPESPKSNLASMGIYIFNWKELEKYLLLDNENSESSHDFGKDILPLMLNNGRNLYAYPFKGYWKDVGTIQSLWEANMDLLDENCELNLFDNSWRIYSVNPNQPPHFISKDATLTDSLVNEGCIIEGTITRTVVFQGVTVKKGAVVNETVIMPNSVIGHDCIIEKAIISSGLVVPDGVVIRPCNEGEICLVSEETLAEMISTKNGFQGGL, from the coding sequence ATGCACAAGAAAAAAGTGGTAGCAATGTTACTCGCAGGGGGACAGGGAAGTAGACTTAATACACTAACAAAAGATCTTGCAAAACCTGCTGTACCATTCGGAGGTAAATATCGTATTATCGATTTTCCATTGAGTAATTGTACGAACTCGGGAATTTATACTGTTGGTGTATTGACACAATACCAGCCCCTTGTTCTTAATTCATATATTGGTATTGGAAGTGAATGGGATCTTGATCGGAAGGATGATGGGGTAACGGTCCTTCCGCCTTACACAGCTTCAAAGGAAGTGAAATGGTATACAGGTACCGCCAGTGCCATTTATCATAACCTAAACTATGTTCATCAATATAACCCGGAATATGTGTTGATATTATCGGGGGATCACATCTACAAAATGAATTATGAGCTGATGCTTGATCATCATATTGAAAAAGGTGCTGATGTGACCATTTCCGTTATTGAAGTTCCTTGGCAAGAAGCGAATCGATTTGGCATTTTGAATACGGAAGCGGATTTGAGAGTAGTTGAATTTGAAGAGAAGCCTGAGTCGCCAAAAAGCAATCTAGCATCGATGGGAATATACATATTCAACTGGAAAGAGCTTGAAAAGTACTTACTGTTGGATAATGAAAATTCAGAATCTAGCCATGATTTTGGGAAGGATATTCTTCCGTTAATGCTTAATAACGGAAGAAATTTATACGCTTACCCTTTTAAAGGATATTGGAAGGATGTAGGAACAATCCAAAGTCTTTGGGAAGCCAATATGGATTTGTTAGATGAAAACTGTGAGCTTAATTTGTTTGATAATAGTTGGAGGATCTATTCTGTAAATCCGAATCAGCCGCCACATTTTATCAGTAAAGATGCTACACTTACTGATTCCCTTGTTAATGAAGGTTGTATCATAGAGGGGACGATTACGAGAACAGTCGTTTTTCAGGGTGTAACAGTAAAAAAAGGAGCCGTTGTAAACGAAACAGTGATCATGCCTAATTCGGTAATCGGTCATGATTGTATTATTGAAAAAGCAATTATATCATCCGGACTTGTTGTGCCAGATGGCGTAGTCATCCGGCCATGTAACGAGGGTGAAATTTGCCTTGTTTCTGAAGAAACATTAGCCGAAATGATATCTACTAAAAACGGGTTTCAGGGGGGGCTTTAG
- the glgB gene encoding 1,4-alpha-glucan branching protein GlgB, whose protein sequence is MVFNPTDYQLHLFHEGSLYLSHELFGAHIVKKDSETYTRFCVWAPEAKNVRIVGDFNSWIGEGYEFKKINDEGVWSLFVEEDLTDALYKYELVTPTGGKILKADPFAFYSEVRPNSASIVYPLEGYEWNDHSWLRKRVKKQTLSQPTSIYEIHLGSWQLAPDGTLLTYRQLAKELIPYILSHGYTHIEILPLTEHPLDISWGYQGTGYFSATSRYGEPHDLMYFVDQCHQNGIGVILDWVPGHFCKDSFGLYCFDGSHVFEYQNTKDRENIVWGTANFDLGKTEVQSFLISNALFWLDKYHIDGFRVDAVSNIIYWPNSNQEVNPYGVEFLKKLNTAVAANYPDVLMIAEDSTDWPKVTSSPEDGGLGFNYKWNMGWMNDILKYMETNPDERKYHHNKVTFSLLYAFSEAYILPFSHDEVVHGKKSLLDKMPGDYWQKFAQLRLLLGFMTAHPGKKLTFMGTELGQFAEWKDKEQLDWHLLDYEMHGKLNLFVKELLKVYKRSKPLYELDHVYEGFEWIDANNSHQSIFSFIRKGIKPEDYVIIVCNFTPETYSGYRIGVPKSASYREILNSDATEFGGSGVLNRKVINADETRFHGMPHSIEMNISPFGISILRPVQKRKGKVIDAQEKSGSNVTRRGTGK, encoded by the coding sequence ATGGTATTTAATCCAACAGATTATCAGTTGCACCTATTCCATGAAGGTTCTTTATACCTGAGCCATGAATTATTTGGGGCTCATATCGTAAAAAAAGATTCAGAGACTTATACTCGGTTTTGTGTTTGGGCACCCGAGGCAAAGAATGTGAGAATAGTAGGCGATTTCAATAGTTGGATAGGAGAAGGATATGAATTTAAGAAGATCAATGATGAGGGTGTCTGGTCATTGTTTGTTGAAGAGGATTTAACAGATGCTCTATACAAATATGAACTTGTCACACCAACTGGTGGAAAAATTTTAAAGGCTGATCCTTTTGCATTTTATTCTGAAGTACGGCCAAATTCTGCCTCGATTGTTTATCCTCTTGAAGGGTATGAATGGAATGATCATTCATGGCTTCGAAAAAGAGTAAAGAAACAAACATTATCACAACCAACCTCAATTTATGAAATCCATCTTGGATCATGGCAACTAGCTCCAGATGGGACATTGCTTACCTACAGGCAATTGGCAAAAGAACTAATTCCTTATATTCTTTCACATGGTTATACTCATATTGAAATTTTGCCCTTGACAGAGCATCCACTTGATATTTCCTGGGGCTACCAAGGGACTGGATATTTTTCGGCAACAAGCCGTTATGGTGAACCACATGACCTTATGTATTTTGTTGATCAATGCCATCAGAACGGAATTGGTGTCATTCTTGATTGGGTTCCAGGGCATTTTTGCAAAGACTCGTTTGGTTTATATTGTTTTGATGGAAGTCATGTTTTTGAATATCAAAATACAAAGGATCGAGAAAATATTGTCTGGGGCACGGCTAATTTTGATTTAGGAAAAACAGAAGTTCAAAGCTTTCTTATTTCTAATGCACTGTTTTGGCTTGATAAGTACCATATTGATGGATTTAGGGTAGATGCTGTCTCCAATATTATTTATTGGCCAAATTCAAATCAAGAGGTAAATCCTTATGGTGTAGAGTTTTTAAAGAAATTGAATACGGCAGTTGCTGCCAATTATCCTGATGTATTGATGATTGCTGAGGATTCTACCGATTGGCCGAAAGTAACATCGTCGCCAGAAGACGGTGGTTTAGGATTCAATTATAAGTGGAATATGGGCTGGATGAACGACATTTTAAAATATATGGAAACGAATCCGGATGAACGGAAATATCATCATAATAAGGTTACTTTTTCATTGCTATACGCTTTCTCTGAAGCATATATCCTCCCCTTTTCACATGACGAAGTAGTTCATGGAAAAAAATCCCTTCTTGATAAAATGCCGGGTGATTATTGGCAAAAGTTTGCTCAATTAAGACTACTTCTCGGGTTTATGACGGCACACCCCGGCAAGAAACTAACGTTTATGGGAACAGAACTTGGTCAGTTTGCCGAATGGAAGGATAAGGAACAGCTAGATTGGCACTTGCTTGATTACGAAATGCACGGAAAACTGAATCTGTTTGTTAAAGAACTCCTAAAGGTTTACAAACGCTCTAAGCCTCTTTATGAATTGGACCATGTTTACGAGGGATTTGAGTGGATTGATGCGAACAATTCTCACCAATCTATTTTCTCATTTATACGAAAGGGAATAAAACCTGAGGATTATGTAATTATTGTTTGCAATTTTACTCCTGAAACATATTCTGGTTATCGAATCGGTGTTCCTAAATCGGCATCTTACAGGGAGATTTTAAATAGTGATGCTACTGAGTTTGGTGGTTCAGGCGTATTAAATAGAAAAGTGATAAATGCAGACGAAACCAGGTTTCATGGAATGCCTCATTCAATTGAAATGAACATATCACCATTTGGGATTTCAATTTTGCGTCCAGTTCAAAAAAGAAAGGGGAAGGTAATCGATGCACAAGAAAAAAGTGGTAGCAATGTTACTCGCAGGGGGACAGGGAAGTAG
- a CDS encoding pyridoxal phosphate-dependent aminotransferase translates to MEYSDLLKKLPVQFFASLVKKVQKAIGEGRDIINLGQGNPDQPTPNHIIKALQIAAEDPNTHKYSPFRGISELKEAATEFYQKQYGVVVDPLTEVAILFGTKTGLVELPMCLLNEGELMLLPDPGYPDYLSGAVLAKVQYQTFPLKAENNFLPIFSEIPADQLQQAKLMYLNYPNNPTGATADRAFFEETVAFAKRNNIIILHDFAYGAIGFDGKKPVSFLEVEGAKEVGVEMYTLSKTYNMAGWRVGFAIGNPEIIEALNLIQDHLYCSLFPAVQKAAVTALSSDQNCVKDLVSRYESRRNTFIKACREIGWRVKSPAGSFFAWLPVPSGFTSNEFADYLLEKADVAVAPGIGFGEYGEGYIRVGLLVDEERLKEAVKRIEKLNLFL, encoded by the coding sequence ATGGAATATTCAGATCTCTTAAAAAAATTGCCTGTTCAATTTTTTGCATCACTAGTTAAGAAGGTGCAAAAAGCCATTGGTGAAGGGCGCGATATTATTAATTTGGGTCAAGGAAATCCTGATCAGCCAACACCAAATCATATTATTAAAGCATTGCAAATCGCCGCAGAAGACCCAAATACCCATAAATATTCACCGTTTCGCGGGATCTCTGAACTTAAAGAGGCTGCAACTGAATTTTATCAAAAACAATATGGTGTAGTAGTTGACCCATTGACTGAAGTAGCAATACTTTTTGGAACAAAAACGGGGTTAGTCGAACTCCCGATGTGTTTGTTAAATGAAGGGGAATTAATGCTTCTTCCCGACCCAGGCTATCCAGATTATTTGTCAGGTGCAGTGTTAGCAAAAGTCCAATATCAGACGTTTCCACTTAAAGCTGAAAACAACTTTTTACCCATTTTCTCAGAGATACCAGCTGATCAATTACAGCAGGCAAAGTTAATGTATTTGAACTATCCAAATAACCCGACTGGAGCAACGGCAGACCGTGCTTTCTTTGAGGAAACGGTAGCATTTGCCAAACGAAATAATATAATCATCCTTCATGATTTTGCCTACGGTGCAATTGGTTTTGATGGAAAAAAACCGGTCAGTTTCCTTGAAGTTGAAGGTGCAAAAGAAGTCGGTGTTGAAATGTATACATTGTCAAAAACATACAACATGGCGGGGTGGCGTGTGGGTTTTGCAATTGGAAACCCTGAAATTATCGAAGCACTAAATCTCATTCAAGATCATCTTTACTGCAGTCTTTTTCCGGCTGTACAAAAAGCGGCTGTTACCGCTTTATCAAGTGATCAAAACTGTGTCAAAGATCTCGTGTCACGGTATGAATCACGACGAAATACGTTTATAAAGGCATGTCGTGAAATAGGTTGGCGGGTGAAAAGTCCGGCCGGATCATTTTTCGCTTGGCTGCCAGTACCTAGTGGTTTTACAAGCAATGAATTTGCCGACTATTTACTGGAAAAGGCTGATGTGGCAGTTGCACCAGGAATTGGCTTTGGCGAATATGGAGAGGGCTACATCCGTGTTGGCTTATTAGTGGATGAGGAGCGACTCAAGGAAGCGGTAAAACGGATCGAAAAGCTGAATCTTTTTCTTTAG